From the Quercus lobata isolate SW786 chromosome 6, ValleyOak3.0 Primary Assembly, whole genome shotgun sequence genome, one window contains:
- the LOC115993670 gene encoding uncharacterized protein LOC115993670: MMKKPTMAAFSSKASIRSISLPARSHPTTLRVEEELNKIKSWEASSSSKVETICVGLSGLSELYRCIEELLNLPLTQQALAQHQHQKWFNDLLLENSLMYLDICGNTRDAILLMQETIRELQSGLRRIKVGDLSIESIVTTYNCSRRKMRKEIARSLASLKPLGNEIEAFPMLNLDHHLSAVVRVLNETSLITSSIFHSFLLFLSAPMLKPKPSRWSLVSKLVQKGVHELASKGQHENMNELEGVDLALNSLLMHNSSKDIEAPKIKSAQIKLDALDVSMKGLEKGLECLFRHLIQTRVFGLNIISQ, translated from the coding sequence ATGATGAAGAAACCAACTATGGCAGCTTTCTCCTCAAAAGCCTCTATTAGATCCATTAGTTTGCCTGCTAGATCTCATCCAACCACACTTAGAGTTGAAGAGGAGCTAAACAAGATTAAATCTTGGGAGGCATCATCTTCATCAAAGGTAGAAACAATATGCGTTGGTCTATCAGGTCTGAGTGAGTTGTACAGGTGCATCGAAGAACTTCTTAATTTGCCATTGACCCAACAGGCTCTTGCTCAACACCAACATCAGAAATGGTTTAATGATTTACTACTTGAAAATTCCTTGATGTACTTAGATATCTGTGGCAACACCAGGGATGCTATTCTGTTGATGCAAGAAACTATTCGAGAACTTCAATCCGGTCTTCGAAGAATAAAAGTTGGAGACTTGAGCATTGAAAGCATTGTCACTACTTACAATTGCTCAAGAAGAAAGATGAGGAAGGAGATTGCAAGGTCTCTAGCATCATTGAAGCCATTGGGCAACGAAATCGAGGCTTTTCCCATGTTAAATTTGGATCATCACCTCTCAGCAGTGGTCAGAGTACTTAATGAAACAAGCTTGATTACTAGTTCAATCTTTCACTCATTCTTGTTATTCCTTTCTGCGCCTATGTTGAAACCAAAGCCTAGCAGATGGTCATTGGTTTCAAAACTAGTGCAAAAAGGGGTACATGAATTAGCGAGCAAAGGCCAACATGAGAACATGAATGAATTGGAAGGCGTGGATTTAGCACTTAACAGCCTGCTGATGCACAATTCAAGCAAAGATATTGAGGCACCAAAGATAAAGTCTGCACAGATTAAGTTGGATGCTTTAGATGTTAGCATGAAAGGCCTCGAGAAAGGCTTGGAGTGCTTGTTTAGGCACTTGATCCAAACAAGAGTATTTGGCCTAAATATAATTTCTCAGTAG
- the LOC115950480 gene encoding uncharacterized protein LOC115950480: MAGKYHVRSISLPSRSHPSTLKLEEELNKLKTWESTSTSVSICKGLTGLDELYKCMDGLLNMTSIQQVISQHQHEKCVEELLDGSVRLLDICGITRDTMLQIKEHVRALQSALRRRKGDSSIESNINNYTCFKKKLKKDVKNLITALKQMENKWGAISPVLAQDHHLSAVIRVLREVCVMNVSVFQSLLLFLTVPLSKPKATRWSLVSKLMHKGVIACEEKQENVNEMEVADAALSTLCRNASSEGVDAKKIQSANKKLEDLEIGIEDMENGLECVFRSLIKTRASFLNIISQ; the protein is encoded by the coding sequence ATGGCTGGTAAATACCATGTTCGATCTATTAGCTTGCCTTCTAGATCTCATCCTAGCACCCTTAAACTCGAAGAAGAGCTTAACAAGCTCAAAACATGGGAGTCAACATCAACATCAGTGTCGATTTGCAAAGGTCTAACTGGTCTGGATGAGTTGTACAAATGCATGGATGGTCTTCTCAATATGACATCAATCCAACAAGTCATTTCTCAACACCAACATGAGAAATGTGTGGAGGAATTGTTGGATGGTTCTGTAAGGCTTTTGGATATTTGTGGCATTACAAGGGATACCATGTTGCAGATTAAGGAACATGTTCGAGCTCTTCAATCTGCACTACGAAGGAGAAAGGGGGATTCAAGCATTGAAAGCAACATCAACAACTACACTTGCttcaaaaagaaattgaagaaagatGTGAAGAATTTGATCACAGCATTAAAGCAAATGGAAAACAAATGGGGGGCAATATCACCAGTCTTAGCTCAAGATCACCACCTCTCAGCAGTGATTCGAGTGCTTAGAGAAGTTTGTGTAATGAATGTTTCTGTATTCCAATCCCTCTTGCTGTTCTTGACAGTGCCATTGTCAAAGCCAAAGGCAACTAGATGGTCACTGGTCTCAAAGCTAATGCACAAGGGTGTAATAGCATGTGAAGAGAAGCAAGAGAATGTGAATGAGATGGAAGTTGCTGATGCTGCACTAAGTACTTTATGCAGAAATGCCTCAAGTGAAGGGGTTGATGCTAAGAAGATACAAAgtgcaaataaaaaattggaggaTTTGGAGATTGGCATTGAAGACATGGAGAATGGTTTGGAATGTGTGTTTAGGAGCTTGATCAAAACAAGAGCCTCTTTTTTGAATATAATCTCTCAATAG
- the LOC115950482 gene encoding uncharacterized protein LOC115950482, with protein sequence MGRMQKTTRSISLPSRLHPNSHKIGAELNKLKTWELSSLKSTIPLGAKTMQMGLVRLAELYNCVEELIHTPLTEQALHNHHGKLVEEALDLSLGLLDACGTGRDLFLIMKEHVQELQSALRRRGGESRIESNINAYICFRKKVKKDVVKSLGALKRLESHMGSFTHLDGNSYLHVVIKVLRELSTITISVFRSLMLFLSRPAMKTSRGWSLMKKLMPTGSIKSETSHKVFNEVGSVDRALYYLHGQIPKNDNKVHVQLTQKRLETLDDGIKSLESGLDGLFRCLIQNRVSLLNFLTY encoded by the coding sequence ATGGGTCGCATGCAAAAAACTACAAGGTCCATTAGCTTGCCGTCTAGACTACACCCCAATTCTCATAAGATTGGGGCAGAGCTAAACAAGCTTAAGACTTGGGAATTGTCATCACTTAAGTCAACAATTCCTTTGGGAGCCAAAACCATGCAAATGGGTTTGGTTAGGCTTGCAGAATTGTATAATTGTGTTGAGGAGCTAATTCACACCCCACTCACCGAACAAGCTCTTCACAATCATCATGGAAAGCTAGTAGAAGAAGCACTAGATTTGTCTTTAGGATTGCTAGATGCATGTGGCACTGGAAGAGACTTATTTTTGATCATGAAGGAACATGTGCAAGAACTTCAATCGGCGCTACGTAGGAGAGGTGGAGAATCAAGAATTGAAAGCAATATTAATGCTTATATCTGCTTTAGAAAGAAGGTTAAAAAGGATGTTGTCAAGTCCCTTGGAGCATTGAAGAGACTAGAAAGCCATATGGGGTCCTTTACCCATTTGGATGGAAATAGTTATTTACATGTGGTGATTAAGGTGCTTAGAGAATTAAGCACCATCACTATCTCTGTCTTTCGGTCCCTCATGTTGTTTCTGTCAAGGCCAGCAATGAAGACCTCTAGGGGATGGTCACTAATGAAGAAATTGATGCCCACAGGGTCCATAAAATCTGAGACAAGCCACAAGGTTTTCAATGAGGTAGGGAGTGTTGATCGTGCTCTCTATTACCTCCATGGGCAGATCCCAAAAAATGATAACAAGGTTCATGTGCAATTGACTCAGAAGAGATTAGAAACACTTGATGATGGCATCAAAAGTCTTGAGTCTGGATTGGATGGTCTATTTAGGTGCCTAATCCAAAATAGAGTGTCCCTGTTAAATTTCCTAACATATTGA
- the LOC115950481 gene encoding uncharacterized protein LOC115950481, translating into MASTSEFCGVHQPVRSISLPARVHPSSNRVESVLNRLKSIQISSASTVASFGAETIQNGLVGLAELYNCVEELIHSPLTQQALLRYEDGKLVEKVLDGSVTLLDTCGNARDIIFTMKEHVQSLQTTLRRKRVDSRIDSDIHAYMCFRKKVKKDIAQCFKALKQMEIKVEFSSPLLSASDHHLSMVASVLREASAITISIFKSLLLFLSMPTMKTKSLISRLMPMRLLSSEKGQKIINEVGSVDIALYSLHGHLRNNDAKADVQLAQRMLETLHLSVEGLEHGLDCKESRQGTEMYINIRITTKNYSKNYGGALDVHSCLQLCEM; encoded by the exons ATGGCATCCACCTCTGAATTTTGTGGTGTCCATCAGCCTGTTAGGTCAATTAGCTTGCCTGCTAGGGTGCACCCTAGTTCTAATAGAGTTGAATCAGTGTTAAACCGCTTAAAATCCATCCAAATTTCATCAGCTTCAACAGTTGCTTCTTTTGGAGCTGAGACCATTCAAAATGGTCTAGTGGGGCTTGCAGAGTTGTACAATTGTGTGGAGGAACTCATTCACTCTCCTCTCACCCAACAAGCTCTTCTGCGCTATGAAGATGGAAAGCTAGTGGAGAAAGTTCTGGACGGTTCAGTCACATTGCTGGACACATGTGGCAATGCAAGagacattatttttacaatGAAGGAACATGTACAAAGCCTGCAGACAACTTTGCGTAGAAAGCGTGTAGATTCAAGAATTGACAGTGATATTCATGCTTACATGTGCTTTAGAAAGAAGGTGAAGAAGGACATTGCTCAGTGCTTTAAAGCATTGAAGCAAATGGAAATCAAAGTTGAGTTTTCCTCTCCACTACTCTCAGCTTCAGATCACCATCTATCAATGGTTGCAAGTGTTCTAAGAGAAGCAAGCGCCATTACCATCTCCATTTTTAAATCTCTTTTGTTATTCCTATCCATGCCTACAATGAAGACAAAGTCATTGATTTCAAGATTGATGCCCATGAGATTATTATCCTCTGAGAAAGGACAGAAGATTATCAATGAGGTGGGGAGCGTTGACATTGCTCTTTATTCCCTCCATGGACATCTAAGAAATAATGATGCCAAGGCTGATGTTCAACTGGCACAAAGGATGTTAGAGACACTCCATCTTAGTGTAGAGGGGCTTGAGCATGGATTAGATT GCAAAGAGAGCCGTCAAGGAACTGAGATGTACATCAACATAAGAATAACAACTAAGAATTATAGTAAGAATTATGGAGGAGCCTTAGATGTACATTCATGCTTGCAGCTCTGTGAAATGTGA